In Chitinophaga sp. HK235, a single window of DNA contains:
- a CDS encoding MATE family efflux transporter gives MKQLYLKYRIYYKDNFHLAYPVVISQLGHTLVALSDSIIIGHTGKVPLAAVSLGNSLFSIFMVTGIGMSYGLTPLIAQENGRGNKSAIGHLLSHSLIINMVVGVLLSAVIYFGSSHLELLRQEADVAEQARPFLRYLGFSFIPLMLFLSFKQFAEGLGFTRQAMNISIIGNVINILIGITLVYGLFGFPRMGVVGVGIATFTDRLIMGVTMAFYVLRSPRFKPYLQSFGFKQLQMASIKKILGIGTPVALQYIFEISAFSGAAVMVGWIGAAELAAHQIALSLAAMTYMMASGISAAAGIKSGNNFGKKDYHSLRHSAIASYHMVLVLMGTTALMFMLFKNLLPAMYINDPQVIHIAAGLLVIAAFFQLFDGTQVVGLGVLRGLGDVRMPTFITLLAYWGIGIPLGYVLGIKLELGVEGIWWALLLGLLVASVLLFVRFHIKSRKLLAEA, from the coding sequence ATGAAACAGCTCTATCTAAAATACCGGATTTATTACAAAGACAATTTTCATTTAGCCTATCCTGTTGTTATTTCCCAGCTGGGGCATACCCTTGTAGCCCTGTCAGACAGTATCATCATCGGTCATACTGGTAAAGTGCCGCTGGCAGCAGTATCATTGGGCAACAGCCTGTTCAGTATTTTTATGGTCACCGGCATCGGCATGTCGTATGGCCTTACACCACTTATCGCTCAGGAAAACGGGCGTGGTAACAAAAGCGCGATCGGCCATCTGTTAAGCCACAGTCTTATCATCAACATGGTGGTAGGCGTATTATTATCGGCCGTGATCTATTTCGGCAGCAGCCACCTGGAACTGCTCAGGCAAGAGGCCGACGTAGCCGAACAGGCCAGACCCTTCCTGCGTTACCTCGGCTTTTCCTTCATCCCCCTGATGCTGTTTCTTTCTTTCAAACAGTTTGCAGAAGGACTGGGCTTTACGCGCCAGGCCATGAATATCAGTATTATCGGTAACGTGATCAATATCCTGATCGGTATCACACTGGTATACGGCCTTTTCGGATTTCCCCGTATGGGCGTAGTAGGCGTAGGTATCGCCACTTTTACGGACAGGCTGATCATGGGCGTCACCATGGCTTTTTATGTGCTTCGCTCTCCTCGTTTTAAACCTTACCTGCAATCGTTTGGGTTTAAGCAGTTGCAGATGGCTTCCATCAAAAAAATCCTGGGCATTGGCACACCGGTGGCCCTGCAGTATATTTTTGAAATCAGCGCTTTCAGCGGAGCGGCGGTGATGGTAGGCTGGATCGGCGCAGCCGAACTGGCAGCCCACCAGATCGCTCTCAGCCTGGCTGCCATGACTTACATGATGGCCAGCGGTATTTCCGCGGCAGCTGGTATCAAGAGTGGCAACAACTTCGGTAAAAAAGACTATCATTCCCTTCGTCATTCGGCTATCGCCAGTTATCATATGGTGCTGGTACTGATGGGGACTACCGCACTGATGTTTATGTTATTTAAAAACTTGTTGCCAGCCATGTATATCAATGATCCGCAGGTGATACATATTGCAGCCGGTCTGCTCGTGATAGCCGCTTTCTTCCAGTTGTTCGACGGTACTCAGGTGGTCGGATTGGGAGTACTCCGTGGTCTCGGCGATGTACGGATGCCTACATTTATTACACTGCTGGCTTACTGGGGTATCGGTATCCCGCTGGGCTATGTGCTGGGCATCAAACTGGAGCTGGGCGTGGAAGGCATATGGTGGGCGCTGTTGTTAGGTCTGCTGGTGGCCTCTGTGCTGTTGTTTGTGCGGTTCCATATTAAAAGCCGCAAACTGCTGGCGGAAGCTTAA
- a CDS encoding RNA polymerase sigma-70 factor codes for MLELHSFELLFRENHAQCIAFATHYMGDPHGAEEVVQQVFLRLWEKRDSITITGPVKAYLFSAIRNTAISQWRKENVRSDRETYYSNIRDTATEATDQARELERLYQQALERLPERCREVFVLSRQQQMKYAEIAATLDISVKTVENHMGKALRILHEELKEYLPLLLIILFSKK; via the coding sequence ATGTTGGAACTCCATTCATTCGAATTATTGTTCCGGGAAAATCATGCTCAATGCATAGCCTTTGCCACTCACTACATGGGAGATCCCCACGGGGCGGAGGAAGTAGTTCAGCAAGTGTTTCTGCGGCTATGGGAAAAGCGGGATAGTATAACTATTACCGGCCCGGTAAAGGCATACCTGTTTTCGGCTATCCGGAATACGGCCATCAGTCAGTGGCGTAAGGAAAATGTCAGGTCTGACCGGGAAACCTATTACAGTAATATCAGGGATACGGCCACTGAGGCCACAGACCAGGCCAGGGAACTGGAACGACTGTATCAGCAGGCGCTGGAGCGACTGCCGGAACGGTGTAGGGAAGTTTTCGTCCTGAGCCGGCAACAGCAGATGAAATATGCTGAGATTGCAGCCACCCTCGACATTTCGGTAAAAACTGTTGAGAATCATATGGGGAAGGCACTTCGTATCCTGCATGAGGAACTGAAAGAATACCTGCCCCTGTTGCTTATAATTTTATTTTCAAAAAAATAG
- a CDS encoding quinone-dependent dihydroorotate dehydrogenase, whose translation MYQLIKKLLFRIQPEKIHHLVMRGMKTIYALPFGKNVLRACCDVKTSGLERELFGLHFSNPVGLAAGFDKDAKYIDELSCLGFGFVEIGTVTPLAQPGNDQPRLFRLPADKALINRMGFNNEGAPAAAKRLQRKKSNIIVGGNIGKNKNTPNEEAVSDYEKCFHALYDVADYFVVNVSSPNTPNLRALQEKEPLKQLLHHLQLLNAQKLKPKPILLKIAPDLTNEQLDDIIEIVQETKLAGIVATNTTISREGLATPAATVTEIGAGGLSGLPVKEKSTAVIKYIHTRSKGNIPIIAAGGIFTAADAQEKLDAGASLVQVYTGFIYEGPTIVKKICAGLRK comes from the coding sequence ATGTACCAACTGATTAAAAAACTGTTATTCCGCATTCAGCCGGAAAAGATCCACCACCTTGTAATGCGTGGGATGAAAACAATTTATGCGCTCCCGTTTGGCAAAAATGTACTGAGAGCCTGCTGTGATGTTAAAACCAGCGGACTGGAACGGGAATTATTCGGCCTGCATTTTTCCAACCCGGTAGGGCTGGCTGCAGGTTTCGATAAAGACGCCAAATACATTGATGAACTGTCCTGTCTCGGATTCGGGTTTGTTGAAATCGGGACTGTTACCCCGCTGGCTCAGCCAGGCAACGACCAGCCGCGCCTTTTCCGCCTCCCGGCAGATAAGGCCCTGATCAACCGGATGGGCTTCAACAATGAAGGAGCCCCCGCCGCAGCTAAGAGACTGCAACGTAAAAAATCTAATATTATCGTTGGCGGCAACATCGGTAAAAACAAAAATACTCCCAACGAAGAAGCTGTCAGCGACTACGAAAAGTGTTTTCACGCCCTTTATGACGTGGCAGACTATTTTGTCGTAAATGTCAGCTCTCCCAATACACCCAACCTGCGGGCCCTGCAGGAGAAGGAACCCCTCAAGCAGCTGCTTCATCATCTGCAACTGCTCAACGCACAGAAACTCAAACCCAAACCTATTCTGTTGAAGATAGCTCCCGACCTGACCAACGAGCAACTGGACGATATCATCGAAATCGTACAGGAAACCAAACTCGCAGGTATCGTGGCTACCAATACCACCATCAGCCGGGAAGGCCTCGCCACACCGGCAGCCACGGTTACGGAAATTGGTGCAGGCGGACTAAGTGGTCTCCCTGTAAAAGAAAAATCCACGGCCGTGATAAAATATATCCATACCCGTAGTAAAGGCAACATTCCTATCATCGCCGCCGGTGGCATCTTCACCGCCGCCGATGCACAGGAAAAACTGGATGCCGGCGCTTCACTGGTACAGGTATATACCGGCTTCATTTACGAAGGACCTACCATCGTAAAGAAGATCTGTGCAGGGCTGCGTAAATAA
- the pheT gene encoding phenylalanine--tRNA ligase subunit beta — MTISYNWLCEYLPVKPTPEELSTILTRIGLEVESLEKFEAVKGSLAGLVIGEVLTAEQHPNADKLKLTTVNTGNGEPLRIVCGAPNVAVGQKVVVAPIGTTIYPLGGEPLTMKKAKIRGEESQGMICAEDEIGLGNSHAGIMVLDASLEPGTPASEVFRPAQDWIYEIGLTPNRMDAMSHVGVAKDVCAFLNNLEHTHKYLVQLPEIKALPQADAPLPISVTIDNTDACPRYSGISITGVTVAPSPEWLKNHLQAIGVRPINNIVDITNFVLHETGQPLHAFDATAVKGNAVVVKNLPQDTLFVTLDEKERKLDATDLMICNGAGEGMCIAGVFGGLHSGVSDTTRDIFLESAFFSPGGIRTTSFRHGLRTDAASRFEKGVDISNVVFALQRAAALICELAGGKAASGIVDVYPMPKQKTQVETTYAYIHKLSGSKYSPDKVKNILRSLGFDVLSETAEGLRVAVPFSKPDISLPADLVEEVMRIDGLDNIEIPSHVTISPALSSHPDEEGVREKVANYLAGNGFNEIFTNSITNSKYFTPEVLEHTVKMMNSLTVELDVMRPSMLETGLESISHNLNRKNEDLFFFEFGKTYQVLEKGYGETNHLVLYLTGKKTPETWMHKSSPADFYDLKGFVINVLRQLGYSQLQWVESNAADLQPAWEIKVKNQVVVTLGGVTAQKLKQFDIRQPVWFATFNWNKILGLLQKSDNFYKEIPRFPAVRRDLALVLDKQVRFAAVEAAARTVKSSLLQDINLFDVFESEKLGANKKSYAVSFTFLDTQKTLTDKEIDGVMDKLVKAFETQLQAEIRR, encoded by the coding sequence ATGACGATTTCATACAACTGGCTTTGTGAGTATTTACCGGTAAAACCTACACCGGAGGAGTTATCCACCATCTTGACACGTATAGGCCTGGAAGTAGAAAGCCTCGAAAAATTTGAGGCAGTAAAAGGCAGCCTGGCCGGCTTGGTGATCGGAGAAGTACTGACAGCCGAGCAACACCCCAATGCGGACAAACTGAAACTGACCACTGTCAACACCGGCAACGGTGAGCCGCTGCGGATCGTTTGCGGTGCACCCAATGTGGCCGTAGGACAGAAAGTAGTGGTAGCCCCTATCGGCACCACCATTTACCCCCTGGGCGGTGAGCCCCTCACCATGAAAAAAGCAAAGATCCGTGGCGAAGAAAGTCAGGGTATGATCTGTGCTGAAGATGAAATCGGCCTGGGCAACAGCCATGCCGGTATCATGGTACTGGACGCCTCCCTTGAACCAGGCACTCCCGCCAGCGAAGTCTTCCGCCCTGCACAGGACTGGATCTACGAAATAGGCCTCACCCCCAACCGTATGGATGCGATGAGCCATGTAGGCGTAGCCAAAGACGTATGCGCTTTTCTCAATAACCTGGAACACACCCATAAATACCTGGTACAGCTGCCGGAAATAAAAGCCCTGCCACAGGCAGATGCTCCCCTCCCGATCAGCGTGACCATCGACAATACCGATGCCTGCCCCCGCTATAGCGGTATCAGCATCACCGGCGTTACCGTAGCACCTTCCCCGGAATGGCTCAAAAACCATCTGCAGGCCATCGGTGTACGTCCTATCAATAATATAGTAGACATCACCAACTTCGTTCTCCACGAAACCGGCCAGCCCCTGCACGCTTTCGACGCAACTGCCGTAAAAGGTAATGCTGTGGTAGTGAAAAACCTCCCGCAGGATACCCTCTTCGTGACCCTGGACGAAAAAGAAAGAAAACTCGACGCCACCGATCTGATGATCTGCAACGGTGCCGGCGAAGGCATGTGTATTGCCGGCGTATTCGGCGGACTGCATTCCGGTGTTTCTGATACCACCCGGGATATCTTCCTGGAAAGTGCGTTCTTCTCTCCCGGCGGTATCCGTACGACTTCTTTCCGGCACGGCCTCCGTACCGATGCCGCTTCCCGCTTTGAAAAAGGCGTGGATATCTCCAATGTGGTATTTGCCCTGCAACGCGCGGCAGCTCTCATCTGCGAACTGGCAGGTGGCAAAGCGGCTTCCGGCATTGTAGACGTATACCCTATGCCCAAACAGAAAACACAGGTGGAAACCACCTACGCTTATATCCACAAACTCAGCGGCAGCAAGTATTCTCCCGACAAAGTGAAGAATATCCTGCGCAGCCTGGGTTTTGATGTGCTGTCTGAAACGGCAGAAGGACTGCGGGTAGCCGTACCTTTCAGCAAACCCGACATCAGCCTGCCGGCTGACCTGGTGGAAGAAGTGATGCGTATTGACGGTCTCGACAATATCGAAATCCCAAGCCATGTCACTATTTCCCCGGCTTTGTCGTCCCACCCGGATGAAGAAGGTGTAAGGGAAAAAGTAGCCAACTACCTGGCGGGCAATGGTTTCAACGAAATTTTCACCAACTCCATCACCAACAGCAAATACTTTACGCCGGAAGTGCTGGAACATACCGTGAAAATGATGAACAGCCTCACCGTGGAGCTCGATGTGATGCGCCCTTCCATGCTGGAAACCGGCCTGGAAAGCATCTCCCACAACCTGAACCGCAAGAATGAAGACCTCTTCTTCTTTGAGTTCGGTAAAACCTACCAGGTACTGGAAAAAGGTTATGGGGAAACCAACCACCTTGTGCTGTACCTGACTGGTAAAAAAACACCGGAAACATGGATGCACAAATCCAGCCCGGCCGACTTCTACGACCTGAAAGGTTTTGTAATCAACGTATTAAGACAACTGGGATACAGTCAGTTGCAATGGGTTGAAAGCAATGCTGCCGATCTGCAGCCAGCCTGGGAAATAAAGGTAAAAAACCAGGTGGTGGTAACCCTCGGTGGTGTTACAGCACAGAAACTGAAGCAGTTCGATATCCGGCAGCCGGTATGGTTTGCAACATTTAATTGGAATAAAATACTCGGACTGTTGCAAAAAAGTGATAACTTTTACAAGGAAATACCCCGCTTCCCTGCCGTAAGGAGGGACCTGGCACTGGTACTGGATAAACAGGTGAGATTTGCAGCTGTGGAAGCCGCTGCACGCACTGTGAAGTCCTCTCTGCTCCAGGATATCAACCTCTTCGACGTTTTCGAAAGTGAGAAGCTGGGAGCCAATAAAAAATCGTACGCCGTAAGTTTTACCTTCCTGGACACCCAGAAAACCCTGACAGACAAGGAGATTGATGGGGTAATGGACAAGCTGGTAAAGGCTTTCGAAACGCAGTTACAAGCGGAAATACGCCGATAG
- the dnaB gene encoding replicative DNA helicase, whose protein sequence is MDLNLKKDRNVRRKPAIEVSSLVYGKIPPQAKELEEAVLGAIMLEKGAFDIVVEILKGECFYVEAHQQIFSAMTRLASKSMPVDILTVTEELKSMGTLEAVGGPFTVMKLTNAVVSSANIEAHARIILQKFIQRELIRISGEILTESYEDTADVFDLLDSAESKLFEITNNHLRKNYDSIDRVLVNTMKRIEDLRNKGDDITGVPSGFPSLDKVTYGWQSTDLIIIAARPSVGKTAFALNLARNAALHPRFPKGAAVFSLEMSSGQIVQRILSAESEIKLEKISRGKLEEYEMKKLMTHGIERLAKAPIFIDDTPALNIFELRAKCRRLVHNHGVGVIIIDYLQLMSGSGDGRGSNREQEISKISRDLKGLAKELQVPVIALSQLSRDVEKRKDGNKMPQLSDLRESGAIEQDADMVMFLYRPEYYEINANEMGESNKGETHVRIAKHRNGQLDTIKLRAVLEFQRFEDDGSLENPGGGSPFAGISRPQQGGGGNDEAKLYIQKGSKMNDMNFDEGFEDAPF, encoded by the coding sequence ATGGATCTCAATCTTAAGAAGGACCGCAATGTTCGTAGAAAACCGGCCATTGAAGTGTCGTCCTTGGTGTATGGCAAGATACCACCACAGGCTAAAGAATTGGAAGAAGCTGTTTTGGGAGCCATAATGCTGGAGAAAGGTGCTTTTGATATTGTTGTAGAAATATTAAAAGGAGAATGTTTTTATGTAGAAGCACACCAGCAGATCTTTTCCGCCATGACCCGACTGGCGTCCAAGTCTATGCCGGTAGATATTCTCACCGTTACAGAAGAGCTGAAGTCAATGGGTACGCTCGAAGCTGTCGGTGGCCCCTTTACCGTGATGAAACTCACCAATGCGGTAGTGTCTTCCGCCAACATCGAAGCACATGCCCGCATCATCCTGCAGAAATTCATCCAGCGGGAACTGATCCGCATCTCCGGCGAAATCCTCACAGAATCCTATGAGGACACTGCCGACGTATTCGACCTGCTCGACAGCGCCGAATCCAAACTCTTTGAAATCACCAATAACCACCTCCGTAAAAACTACGACTCTATCGACCGTGTACTGGTGAACACCATGAAACGAATCGAAGATCTTCGTAATAAAGGAGATGATATCACCGGTGTGCCTTCCGGTTTCCCTTCACTTGATAAGGTGACTTACGGCTGGCAGTCAACGGATCTTATCATCATCGCGGCCCGTCCGTCTGTGGGTAAAACCGCTTTCGCCCTTAACCTGGCCCGTAACGCTGCACTGCATCCCCGTTTCCCTAAAGGCGCAGCGGTATTCTCCCTGGAGATGTCCTCCGGCCAGATCGTACAACGTATTCTCTCGGCCGAGTCAGAAATAAAACTGGAAAAGATCTCCCGTGGTAAACTGGAAGAATATGAGATGAAGAAGCTGATGACCCACGGTATTGAACGTCTGGCCAAAGCGCCTATCTTTATCGATGATACACCGGCACTCAATATCTTTGAGTTGAGGGCCAAGTGCAGAAGGCTGGTACATAACCACGGCGTAGGCGTTATCATCATCGACTACCTCCAGCTGATGAGCGGTAGCGGTGATGGCAGAGGGTCCAACCGTGAACAGGAAATCAGTAAGATCTCCCGTGACCTGAAAGGGCTCGCAAAAGAGTTGCAGGTGCCCGTGATCGCCCTCTCCCAGTTGAGCCGTGACGTGGAAAAACGTAAAGACGGTAATAAAATGCCTCAGCTGAGTGACCTCCGTGAATCCGGAGCGATCGAACAGGATGCCGACATGGTAATGTTCCTGTACCGTCCTGAATACTACGAGATCAACGCCAATGAAATGGGTGAGTCCAACAAAGGTGAAACCCACGTTCGTATAGCCAAACACCGTAACGGTCAGCTGGACACCATCAAATTAAGAGCGGTACTGGAATTCCAGCGCTTTGAAGATGATGGCAGCCTGGAAAATCCTGGCGGCGGCAGCCCATTCGCAGGTATCTCCCGTCCACAGCAAGGCGGTGGCGGCAATGATGAAGCGAAACTGTATATACAGAAGGGTTCCAAGATGAACGACATGAACTTTGATGAAGGGTTTGAAGATGCTCCGTTTTAG
- a CDS encoding 16S rRNA (uracil(1498)-N(3))-methyltransferase: MDLPIFYAPDIVEGATAYTMNEDTSKYCIQVLRHENGDTVLLADGRGHRYSTVITDDNRKRCSVKITHTETLPAPAPALRIAIAFTKNTSRIEWFLEKATEIGIQTIIPLVSQRTEKEKVKAERLQNILVSAMLQSQQFYLPQLQEPQPFDKVVKNAADPQKLIAHCLPEQKKELQHHMQPGKDTLLLIGPEGDFTPEEIQLALEQGFEPVSLGKNRLRTETAGIVAVTLMNAAQNF; encoded by the coding sequence ATGGACCTGCCTATCTTTTATGCGCCCGATATAGTGGAAGGCGCTACTGCTTATACGATGAATGAGGATACTTCCAAATACTGTATCCAGGTGCTGCGGCATGAAAACGGTGATACCGTGTTGCTGGCGGATGGCCGTGGTCATCGTTACAGCACAGTGATCACAGACGACAACCGCAAACGTTGCAGTGTAAAGATCACCCATACGGAAACACTGCCAGCCCCTGCTCCGGCACTTCGTATAGCCATTGCCTTTACTAAAAACACCTCACGGATAGAGTGGTTTCTGGAGAAAGCTACTGAGATAGGCATCCAGACCATCATCCCCCTGGTAAGCCAGCGGACGGAAAAGGAAAAAGTGAAGGCAGAAAGACTGCAAAACATACTGGTGTCGGCTATGCTGCAATCACAGCAGTTTTACCTGCCACAGTTACAGGAGCCGCAACCTTTTGATAAGGTAGTTAAAAATGCTGCTGATCCGCAGAAACTGATCGCACACTGTTTACCGGAACAAAAAAAGGAGTTGCAACACCATATGCAGCCAGGAAAAGACACCTTGCTGCTGATAGGGCCGGAAGGGGATTTTACACCGGAAGAGATCCAGCTGGCACTGGAACAGGGTTTTGAGCCAGTGTCTCTGGGAAAAAACAGACTGCGCACCGAAACAGCCGGCATCGTTGCCGTGACATTGATGAACGCCGCGCAAAATTTTTGA
- a CDS encoding TerC family protein: MEQFLTAESLISLFTLVLMEVVLGIDNVIFVSIVMNRLPAEKRPAARRIWMFTGIAVRIILLLCIGYIVRAVNPLFHIGSHGFSLRDLIMLGGGLFLLIKTTLEIHHKLEGEEETAQSINSSKSTTSMINVVGQIILIDTVFSFDSIITAVGLAKQVPIMIIAVIIAMIVMFLFAPRISDFIHKHPTLKMLALSFLVMVGAILIVEGWDADKAHDLHLKNYVYFAMAFSFGVEMLNMRVRKKHGTPVELKEPKL, translated from the coding sequence ATGGAACAATTTCTGACTGCTGAATCGCTCATCAGCCTCTTTACGCTGGTGCTCATGGAAGTCGTGCTGGGCATCGACAACGTTATCTTCGTATCCATCGTCATGAACCGGCTCCCCGCCGAAAAACGCCCCGCTGCACGACGCATCTGGATGTTTACCGGCATCGCTGTACGTATTATCCTCCTGCTCTGTATCGGATACATTGTCAGGGCTGTCAACCCGCTGTTCCACATCGGCAGCCACGGCTTCAGCCTGCGCGACCTGATCATGCTGGGAGGCGGCCTGTTTCTGCTGATCAAAACCACGCTCGAAATCCACCACAAACTGGAAGGGGAGGAAGAAACAGCCCAATCCATCAACAGTAGCAAGTCTACCACCTCCATGATCAACGTGGTAGGTCAGATCATCCTCATCGATACGGTCTTCTCCTTCGATAGTATCATCACTGCCGTTGGTCTCGCCAAACAAGTGCCCATCATGATCATCGCCGTTATAATCGCCATGATCGTCATGTTCCTGTTTGCACCCCGTATCAGCGACTTTATCCACAAACATCCCACCCTCAAAATGCTGGCACTATCCTTCCTTGTAATGGTAGGCGCTATCCTCATCGTAGAAGGCTGGGACGCGGACAAAGCCCATGATCTCCACCTGAAAAACTATGTTTATTTCGCAATGGCTTTCTCCTTCGGCGTAGAAATGCTGAATATGAGAGTACGCAAAAAACATGGCACTCCCGTGGAACTAAAAGAGCCTAAATTATAA
- a CDS encoding FecR domain-containing protein — protein sequence MTSTFSDEALYTLLCKYLLGEADKEEHAWVESWLQEDAGNPELLASLHKVLRTATEQAVDVKVDTDRSWQQLYEKMDVAPKETQPGPVMTAVPGGRKGGLYTWLKVAAVLLIVLGAGWWFIAGKKPAAIYAGPMMAHLEDGSSVQLEEAARLELARGFNTSNRKVSLQGVATFDVAGNAAQPFIVMLGRTEVKVLGTRFTVRYEPDKQALSVHVASGKVMVIDHEKADSVVLTPGMLLQHDSVRPVFRIAAHVEDIQKKSLAFRDTPLEEVLHTITEVYDVKVELEDTSLLKLTVSTTFNGESIDEVISALAMTLNASWEKTGDRQYKLK from the coding sequence ATGACATCAACCTTTTCTGATGAGGCACTGTATACCTTGCTCTGCAAGTATCTGCTGGGAGAAGCGGACAAGGAGGAGCATGCCTGGGTAGAATCCTGGTTACAGGAAGATGCAGGCAATCCCGAATTGCTGGCGTCACTTCATAAAGTGCTGCGCACCGCCACTGAACAGGCGGTGGACGTAAAAGTAGATACGGACCGCTCCTGGCAGCAGCTGTATGAAAAAATGGACGTGGCTCCCAAAGAAACACAGCCCGGGCCGGTCATGACAGCCGTGCCGGGTGGCAGAAAAGGAGGTCTTTATACCTGGCTCAAAGTAGCCGCAGTATTGCTGATAGTCCTGGGAGCAGGATGGTGGTTTATAGCAGGTAAAAAGCCAGCTGCCATTTATGCGGGGCCAATGATGGCCCACCTGGAGGATGGCAGTAGTGTACAGTTGGAGGAAGCCGCCAGGCTGGAACTGGCCAGAGGCTTCAATACCAGCAACAGAAAAGTGAGCCTGCAGGGTGTGGCTACCTTTGATGTAGCCGGCAATGCAGCACAACCCTTTATTGTGATGCTCGGACGTACAGAAGTGAAAGTGCTGGGTACCCGTTTTACGGTACGTTATGAACCCGACAAACAGGCCCTCTCCGTTCATGTTGCCAGTGGTAAGGTGATGGTGATCGATCATGAGAAAGCCGACAGCGTAGTGCTTACACCAGGCATGTTGCTGCAGCACGACAGTGTTCGTCCGGTTTTCCGTATCGCCGCACATGTGGAGGACATACAGAAAAAGTCACTTGCTTTCAGGGATACACCGCTGGAAGAAGTATTACATACGATTACAGAAGTGTATGATGTGAAAGTGGAGCTGGAAGATACTTCCCTGCTGAAGCTGACGGTCAGCACCACCTTTAATGGTGAAAGCATTGATGAGGTTATCAGTGCGCTGGCCATGACGCTTAATGCATCATGGGAGAAGACAGGTGACAGACAGTATAAATTGAAATAG